One Prodigiosinella aquatilis DNA window includes the following coding sequences:
- a CDS encoding nitrogen fixation protein NifQ, whose amino-acid sequence MKPQEKWLRRLLSLHDAGTACFPSQMGLNSEAWRELLWRLDWRAPAPDPQRDQRQALMTELQHARLEESAQLAAWLGLHMAEDASPMHQFIACASMGFNHLWQDLGLDSRAELRELMIDCFPTLVVMNHQNMRWKKFFYRQRCLQMDGDLVCRSPSCGDCCEWALCFAPET is encoded by the coding sequence ATGAAACCGCAGGAAAAATGGTTACGGCGATTGCTGTCGTTGCATGATGCCGGCACCGCCTGTTTTCCCAGCCAGATGGGGCTGAACAGTGAAGCGTGGCGCGAGTTATTGTGGCGTCTGGACTGGCGTGCGCCAGCGCCTGATCCTCAGCGGGACCAACGCCAGGCGTTGATGACCGAGCTGCAACACGCCCGTCTTGAGGAAAGCGCACAACTGGCCGCGTGGTTGGGGTTACATATGGCGGAGGATGCGTCTCCCATGCATCAGTTTATCGCCTGTGCGTCGATGGGATTTAATCATCTCTGGCAGGATTTAGGACTGGATTCCCGCGCCGAATTACGTGAACTGATGATTGACTGTTTCCCTACGCTGGTCGTCATGAATCACCAAAATATGCGCTGGAAAAAATTCTTTTATCGCCAGCGCTGTCTGCAAATGGACGGGGATCTGGTGTGCCGTTCGCCCAGTTGCGGTGACTGTTGCGAATGGGCGCTGTGTTTTGCTCCGGAAACCTGA
- a CDS encoding M20 family metallo-hydrolase — protein sequence MYSELSQRVNELVPYLTRQRRDLHKYAESGWLEFRTATLVAEELHRLGYTLKLGRDVIKAEARMGLPSEQVLKEQEQRAIEQGALPQWIAHFSGGFTGIMAVLETGRPGPVMGFRVDMDALDLNEQLDGEHRPFREGFASCNAGMMHACGHDGHTTIGLGLAQVLMAMRDQLCGTIKLLFQPAEEGTRGGKSMAESGIVDDVDYFTAIHIGIGVPVGHLVCGNDTFMATTKMDVTYRGVASHAGGKPEEGRNALLAAAQATLGLHAIPRHSGGISRVNVGVLQAGTGRNVIASHAMMKVETRGATNQVNEFIYQQALQVIHGAAAMHGVEVDVALMGAAQSSKPSQEWVTYIHRQAEGIAELTHIVDRQEGAAGSEDATYLMERVKAHGGLASYAIFGTELSAGHHNEKFDFDESVIPVAVKTLAALALNIKTFKA from the coding sequence ATGTATTCAGAGTTATCACAACGCGTTAATGAATTAGTCCCTTATTTAACCCGGCAACGTCGTGATCTGCATAAATATGCAGAATCTGGTTGGCTGGAGTTTCGAACCGCCACGTTGGTGGCGGAAGAACTGCATCGACTCGGTTATACCCTGAAGCTTGGCCGCGACGTGATTAAGGCCGAAGCCCGTATGGGACTGCCTTCAGAGCAAGTATTGAAGGAGCAGGAGCAACGAGCGATAGAACAAGGCGCCCTACCACAATGGATAGCGCATTTCTCCGGTGGCTTCACCGGCATCATGGCCGTGTTGGAAACCGGTCGGCCAGGGCCGGTGATGGGGTTCCGCGTAGATATGGATGCGCTGGATTTGAATGAGCAACTGGATGGCGAGCACCGTCCGTTCCGTGAGGGGTTCGCTTCCTGCAACGCCGGTATGATGCACGCCTGTGGTCATGATGGACATACCACCATCGGGTTGGGGCTGGCACAGGTGTTGATGGCCATGCGTGACCAACTGTGTGGCACCATCAAACTGTTATTTCAGCCAGCGGAAGAGGGGACTCGCGGCGGCAAATCAATGGCCGAGTCGGGCATTGTGGATGATGTCGACTATTTTACGGCTATCCATATCGGTATCGGCGTACCTGTCGGACACCTTGTGTGTGGCAATGACACCTTCATGGCTACCACCAAAATGGATGTTACCTATCGTGGTGTGGCCTCTCATGCTGGCGGTAAGCCTGAAGAGGGGCGTAATGCCTTGCTGGCGGCGGCGCAGGCCACCTTGGGACTACACGCTATTCCCCGTCACAGTGGCGGTATCTCCCGCGTTAACGTTGGGGTGTTGCAGGCGGGAACCGGGCGTAATGTCATCGCTTCCCACGCCATGATGAAAGTGGAAACCCGCGGTGCCACCAATCAGGTGAATGAATTTATCTATCAGCAGGCGTTGCAGGTTATTCATGGCGCGGCTGCCATGCATGGCGTGGAAGTCGATGTGGCACTGATGGGGGCGGCACAATCCAGTAAACCCAGTCAGGAATGGGTGACCTATATCCACCGTCAGGCCGAGGGGATTGCGGAACTTACACATATTGTCGATCGCCAGGAGGGTGCTGCCGGTTCCGAGGATGCCACGTATCTGATGGAGCGGGTGAAGGCGCACGGCGGTTTGGCGTCCTATGCTATTTTCGGCACCGAACTGAGTGCGGGTCATCACAATGAAAAATTCGATTTTGACGAAAGCGTTATTCCGGTCGCGGTGAAAACCCTGGCAGCATTAGCGCTGAATATCAAAACGTTCAAGGCATAG
- a CDS encoding LysR family transcriptional regulator gives MASQVKLNQLRTFVEVARHGSIRAASRLLSISQPALTKSIQELEECLGARLFLRHRQGMSLTDCGEAYFRHASLIMEELRVAHEDIQQRLGQASGRVSIGVGASIAHTVMPEIITRFHRLYPQVKIRVMEGHLVSMLHELRQGEIDFTINTYSEAPFDNELLYEKLMEKEYCVVARRGHPMQHARTLDALRDCEWTMPTPRGSYYKQLFDMFNSLATPPHISMICETLMSSVSMVTKSDFLSVLSRDVAQAPILSERLVILELEQPLPKATFYLIQRKDTMLSPMSVQLARLFRQYCR, from the coding sequence ATGGCGTCGCAGGTCAAACTGAATCAGCTACGTACCTTTGTTGAGGTGGCTCGACACGGCAGTATTCGGGCGGCATCGCGGTTGCTGAGTATTTCACAACCGGCGCTGACCAAGTCGATTCAGGAATTGGAAGAGTGTCTCGGGGCGAGATTGTTCCTGCGCCACCGTCAGGGTATGTCGCTAACTGACTGTGGGGAAGCCTATTTCCGCCACGCCAGCCTGATTATGGAAGAGTTGCGGGTCGCTCATGAGGATATTCAACAACGGTTGGGACAAGCCAGTGGCCGGGTAAGTATTGGGGTAGGTGCCAGTATTGCTCATACCGTGATGCCAGAGATTATCACCCGTTTTCACCGGCTTTATCCGCAGGTAAAGATTCGTGTGATGGAAGGACATCTGGTGTCTATGCTGCATGAACTTCGTCAGGGTGAAATTGATTTCACGATCAACACCTATTCCGAAGCTCCTTTTGATAACGAATTGTTATACGAAAAACTGATGGAAAAGGAATATTGCGTGGTGGCCCGTCGCGGACATCCGATGCAGCACGCCCGCACATTGGATGCATTGCGGGACTGCGAATGGACCATGCCAACCCCCCGGGGAAGCTATTACAAGCAATTGTTCGATATGTTCAACAGCCTGGCAACGCCGCCACACATCAGCATGATCTGCGAAACCCTGATGTCCAGTGTCAGTATGGTCACCAAAAGTGATTTTCTCAGTGTCCTGTCGCGGGATGTGGCGCAAGCCCCGATACTGAGTGAACGGTTGGTGATACTGGAGCTGGAACAACCCTTGCCGAAAGCCACGTTTTATCTGATACAGCGCAAAGACACCATGCTATCGCCGATGAGTGTGCAGTTAGCCCGGCTCTTTCGCCAATATTGCCGCTGA